ATCGGCAAATCGACTCTTATCCTGCAGGCCGCCGACGCTTATTCCGAAATGGGTTTGAATGTCCTCTATGTAACCGGCGAGGAATCGCTGGGACAAATAAAAAAACGTTCGGAAAGACTGCTGATAAAGGGAAAGAAAATATCTTTCATCAACCTGACCAATCTGGAAGAGATCATCGCCGCCATTGAAGAAAATGAAAGTCATATTGTCATTGTCGATTCGATTCAAACTGTCTCCAGCGATGTCTTTGAATCGCCGCCGGGAACGGTCGGCCAGATAAGAGAGTCGGCCGGGCGGTTGATCGAAAAGGCCAAGAAGGACAACTTTTCACTTTTCCTTGTGGGGCATGTGACTAAAGAAGGGCTGGTGGCCGGACCCAAGGTACTTGAGCATATGGTGGATGCGGTGCTGTACTTTGAGGGTGACAGTCAGCATTTATATCGTCTGCTGCGCCCGATGAAAAACCGCTTTGGTTCCACTTTTGAATTGGGCGTTTTCGAGATGGGGCCGAATGGATTGCGGGAAGTTGAAAATCCATCCTCGTTGTTTCTTTCCGACTTCGGCAATATTCGCCGCTCCGGTGCCGTGGTGGCCGCCTCCTGCGAGGGAAATCGCCCGATACTGGTGGAAATACAAGCGCTCGTGGCCGGCGCATCATACGGGACTCCTCAGCGGGTGGCCGGCGGCATCGACACCAAGCGGCTGGCACTCCTTTTGGCTATTCTGGAAAAACGAATCGGCATACCCATGGGGAGTAATGATGTTTTTGTATCAATCGCCGGAGGATTGAAATTGGCGGAACCGGCCATTGATTTGGCCGTCATCTTATCGATTGTCTCGTCCCTGCGCGATATCCCTATCGACGGCAAAACAGTTGTGACCGGTGAAGTGGGTCTTTCCGGAGAGGTGCGGCCGATCGGCATGATCGAACAGAGAGTGGCTGAGGCGGCCAAACTCGGATTCCAAAAGATCATTCTCCCGGAACAGAATTTGAAAGGAATCGCGGCCAAGAATATTGAAATCACCGGCGTATCAACTTTGGAGAGAGCGCTGGAGGAGATCTTTTAATTCATTGAGGACAAATGAGCAAAGTGCAATTAACCCCGCAAACCCTTCTCATCCCCCTGCCGGCGGTGATGGTATCCTGTCAGGCCGAGGGTTACAAACCGAATATCATTACCATCAGCTGGATCGGCATTGTCAACTCCGAACCGCCGATGCTTTCGATTTCGATACAACCGAAGAGATATTCTTATGAAATTATCAAGAAATCAGGCCAGTTCGTAGTCAATCTCACCTCCGAGCATAATCTTCACGCGGCCGATTTCTGCGGCAACCGCTCCGGGCGGGATTATGACAAATTCAAGGAATTAAAGCTGACCCCGATCAAGGCCAAAATGGTCTCGGCCCCCCTTATAAAGGAATGCCCGATCAATCTCGAATGTATCACCCGGCAATCCCTTCTGCTCGGCACGCACGAGATGTTTGTCGCCGAAATAGTAGCGGTGCATATCAACGGTGAACTGGTGGATGAAAATGAGCGGCCCAATATTGACATGCTGAAACCTCTGGTGTACTGTACCGGTGCCCGGGAATACCGCGGCGGGCTGATCAAATTGCTGGGACGCTACGGTCAGGCGGCCGGGAAATAAGAAAAACCTTCCTGATGGTCACGCCCGGTTTCTCTTTCGCTCTCCAGAAGTCCTGCCATAATGCGCGCCGGGGTTTGGCTGTGACCCCGCATGGCCAATTCAATACGCCTGCTTTTATGCCGGTCGGAACAACCGGTGCGGTCAAAGCGATGACCGCCGGAGATCTGGAGGAATGCGGCGCGGAGATTATGCTGGGCAACACCTATCATTTATATTTGCGGCCAGGAGAGAAGTTGATAAAGGAGAAGGGAGGGCTGGCCCGGTTTTCCGGCTGGAATAAACCAACTCTGACCGACTCCGGCGGCTTCCAGGTCTTCTCTATGGATGATCTCTCCAGAGTTGATGATGAGGGCGTGACTTTCAGATCGCATCACGACGGCTCCTTGCATCGCCTCAATGCGAAAAAGGTAATCGAAATCGAGCGGGATATCGGCGCCGATATTATCATGTCCTTTGACCAGTGTGTGGCCTATCCGGCGGAGCCAAAAACGGCCGAGGATGGTGTCCGGCGGACATTTGATTGGGCGCAGAAGGGGCTGGAGCATTTTCGAAAGCTGGAAGAGACGGGGGGCGGCGGGATCGCCCTGTTCGGTATCATTCAGGGATCAACTTACAGGCATTTGCGGGAACTCTCCGCCAGACAGATTACCGGGCTGGATTTCCATGGTTACGCCATTGGTGGGCTGGCGGTTGGCGAATCAAAGGCGGAAATGGAGGATATGCTTGGCTTTACCATTCAGTTTCTCCCGGCCGACAAACCGCGATACCTGATGGGCGTCGGTTATCCGGAAGATATCCTTATGGCCGTCTCATATGGAGTCGATATGTTCGATTGCGTTCTGCCCACCCGCAATGCCCGCACCGGCATGGTTTTTACTTCCGAAGGGCCGCTGGTCTTCCGTAACGCCGATTGTACCCATGACGACCGTCCTCTGGATCCCAATTGCTCCTGCAAAGTCTGCCGCCGTTACAGTCGGGCCTATATCCGCCATCTCTATAATCAAAGGGAAATCACCGCCCTGGTGTTGGCCACTTATCACTCAACCTACTTTTACCAATCGCTGATGCAGGGAATTCGCCGCTCGATCGAGGAAGGAGGTTTTGAATCTTTTCGAAAAGAATTTCTCGAGAAATACTCAAAAAGGGATAAGATACCCGACTGTGAGGCGGAGCGTTGAGAGATCGCTCTTCTTGTAGAGATAATTATACCCGTCCCCCATCCCATTGATCTTGAAGGAAAAATCGGGCCGGGTTTCCTGAAAACCTATTTCCACTGACCAGTGTTCCCGGTAGCGGAATCCCAGAATTATGCGATAGCCGATTCTGTTCTCAATGTCGGTTTTGACCACCTCGAGGCTATCCAGAAGCGGGTCGGCCAACTGGCGATCCAGGTGGAAACCATTAACGGAATAGACCGCCCCCACCCCGATAAAACTGGTGAATCGTTTTCGGCCGCGATAAATAAGTGCTTCCACAGCCAGATCCGCAGAACGCCTTTGACCGGAAGGAAAACGCGGATTTTTTACTTTGGCCATATTCAGGTCGGCGGAAGCGCGGATTATAATCGGATGCAGGACCAGGTACTCAATCCGGACGCCGACCTCCGGACTCAGATTGACCATATTGGTCCCCGGGCGAAAGCCGACGACAAAATGAATGTTGGCATCGGCAACCGTATCCTGAGCCACCGGGTTTTTGGGGACTATCGGCGCGAGAAGAAAGAGTGTTAGTATCAGTTCCTGCATTCAAACCGCTGTCTGTCTTTTTGTCAATTTATCATCCGGGACGATCTTCTGCAATAAAATACGGCCGCAGAAACAATCATTTCCTTAAGAATCTATACGAGAAAATCATTAAGAGGTTCGAATGTCTTTCAATAATTAGAGGTCATATCGTATCAATCTCCGAAAGCCGTCCAATTTCTTGGTAATTAGTTTCCTTTTGCCTACAATTTTGCTATTTTGGGTAAGGTTGGCAGTTGGCCGCTCGACCGTCAATGTCCGGAGTAATAGGAATGATAAAGAGATTTCAGATCAATCTCATTTTGTCGATTAACATCCTGCTTTTATGCAGTGCGGCGGCATCAGCCGCGAAAGGTGAGGATGCGGTCATCGAGTTCTATCTTAAAAAGGCCGATTCCGTGATGGCTGTCTCTTATATTTTCAATTCCTCGTTGCATTACACTTTTACGACTAAGGCCATTTATTTCATCACGGATTACAGGGGAACCATCAAGAAAGTGGATACCGCCGTTTTTTTGGTTGAATATAAAGAGCGCCGTGCGGTATCTGTTATGGTTATTGATTCGGCGCGAATTCAGGAGAATACTTTGCCGAAAGAATTTACCCCTGCTCCACTCTGGGATCAACACCTTGCATATTATTTCTTCCCCAATGATACCGGAGCGGGCCAGTTGGCGATAGGTTTCGATCCGGCGGCCTCTTGCGGCGATAAACTTCCTTCCGGATTTCTATCCCTGGACAGAGATACCTACTATCTCCGCAACTTGAATATTAATTATCCCCGAAAAGAGGGATTTATTAAGTTTTCCGAAACATACTATTTTGAACCGCTGGAGGGAATTTTGGTGCCCAATAGGCTGGAAATTCATGGCGCCTGGAATACCTTTATGTCACAGACTTACTTCCGGCAGAATTTGGAGTTCTATGATTTCCGGATTCAGTAATCTCATTTCCCTTGCTCCGAATTCGGCGGCATTCTATACTGGACATGAATATGAAGGAAAATGAAGAGGCCCTGCTGGCCGCCATCGATCGTCAGCGTTTGCCGGAGCATATTGCCATAATTATGGATGGCAACGGCCGTTGGGCCAAAAAGAGGAATCTTCCCCGGACAGCCGGCCATGAAGCCGGGGTCGAGGCGGTTCGTAAAGTTGTGAGGGCGGCGGCCGAGTTGGGTATTAAATATCTGACACTCTATACATTCTCAGTTGAGAACTGGAAACGTCCCCGGGAAGAGGTGGTAGCCCTGATGCGGCTTCTATCTCGCACGACCCGCCGCGAAATGGATGAATTGAACCGCAATAACGTGCGACTTATTACTACCGGCCGGATAGACGGCCTTTCTCTAACGCGGCGGCAGGCTCTTGCCTTTGCCATGGAAAAAACCAAGAAAAATACCGGATTGGTCCTCAACCTGGCCCTGAACTACGGCGGGCGGACAGAGATTATCGATGCCGTGAAGAGTATTGCCAAGGCGGTCCGGGCCGGGAAGATGAAACCGGATGATATCAATGAAGAGCTCTTCTCCCGGTATTTGTACACGGCCGGTCTGCCCGACCCGGACTTGCTGCTGCGGACATCAGGCGAGATGCGTATTTCCAATTTCCTTCTCTGGCAAACCAGCTATACCGAGCTATATGTCACCGATATTCTCTGGCCTGATTTCGGGCGCAGGGAATTATTGGAGGCAATAATTGTATATCAGAACAGGGAACGTCGTTTCGGAAAGGTTTAATTTATTTGAGCCGCAATCTTATAATTCGAACAATCGTGGCGGTCATTTTTGGACCGCTGATCATTCTCATTTCTTATCTGGGTGGTAACTGGTTGGCCGGGATGATTCTATTGCTGGCCGCTCTGGGGATTATTGAATTCATGCTGGATATCAAGATTTCGGCCGGCTCGCCATCATTCTGGGTCACTCTCCTTTTCACTCTGGGAATCATCGTCGCCGGTATTTATCTTGAGCCAGAATGGAGTTTACGGCTCTTTGTGGGATATTTCCTCTGTATTGGCGTAATCACCGCCGCGCGAGGGGCCGAACCGACGGAGCTTTATAAGCAGAATTCGGCTCTGGTATGGGGCGTCACCTATCTGGCTCTGCTGTACCCTTTTCTCTATTACATCCGCGAGCTGGTCCCCGGGCATGGGGGGGACTGGCTTCTGTTTCTCTGGGGCACGCTGTGGCTTTCCGATACTCTGGCCATGGCGGTCGGAAAGGGGATCGGCCGGAAGAAGCTGGTGCCGAAGATTTCGCCCAATAAGACCGTCGCGGGATTTTTCGGCGGCTTATTCGGCGGGCTGGTGATAGCGCTCATTCTGGGATATTGGCTTCTGTCGGATGTTATGCTAATCCTCTTACTCGGCGCCGGTCTGGCCGTGTCACTGGTCGGGCAGATGGGTGATCTGGTGGAGTCGGTCTGGAAAAGAGCGCTGGGCATTAAGGACTCATCGGCCATTATCCCCGGTCATGGCGGAATTCTCGACCGTTTTGATTCTCTTCTTTTTGCAGCGCCGGTGCTTTTCTGGTATCTGAAATATATCGTTTACGTTTAAATGCGGAGGGACGGTGAAAGTCATCGACTTTCTATTCGCCGCACGCCCGATGCTCTTTCTGCCGATCTGGTCGATTTTTCTGATTTCTTATCGCTTTCTCAATCATCCACGGTCGTTTTCCATTAATGCTTTTCTGGTATTGGTCGGAGCCAGCCTGATGACGGCCGGTGTCTATTATATCAATCAAATCTGTGATTATGAATCTGATTTGATAAATCGGAAACTCGGATTCTTGCAGAAAGGTTTTATCGGAAAACGAGAAATGGCCTCCGCCTATCCGGCGGTGTCTATCATCTCGTTGGTGATTGGATATCTGGCCGGAATGTTAGTCTTCCTGCTCCTGCTGGTTGTATTTCTGATTGGTTTTTTCTATTCGGTTCCGCCGCTGAAGCTCAAGGACCGTCCCCTGTGGGGGCTTCTGGCCAACGGTATCGGCTATGGTGTAATGCTGCCGATGATCGTGCCGGGATTTTTCGGCGGAGAGAAGACTCTCTCGCTGTTGCTGGTTGCCTACTTCCTGTTTACCGTCTCGGCTGCATATCTGCTGACCACAATTCAGGATCGCGAGGGGGATATCGCGACCGGCAAGAATACCATGGCGGCAAGATTTTCAA
This Candidatus Zixiibacteriota bacterium DNA region includes the following protein-coding sequences:
- the radA gene encoding DNA repair protein RadA, with protein sequence MEQKFKTAFVCTQCGTIHPKWQGQCKGCGQWNCLAEERIVRSAAKHKKSDVDKPRRLEEIGNESMTGHRCGLVEFDRVLGGGLLPGSTILLAGEPGIGKSTLILQAADAYSEMGLNVLYVTGEESLGQIKKRSERLLIKGKKISFINLTNLEEIIAAIEENESHIVIVDSIQTVSSDVFESPPGTVGQIRESAGRLIEKAKKDNFSLFLVGHVTKEGLVAGPKVLEHMVDAVLYFEGDSQHLYRLLRPMKNRFGSTFELGVFEMGPNGLREVENPSSLFLSDFGNIRRSGAVVAASCEGNRPILVEIQALVAGASYGTPQRVAGGIDTKRLALLLAILEKRIGIPMGSNDVFVSIAGGLKLAEPAIDLAVILSIVSSLRDIPIDGKTVVTGEVGLSGEVRPIGMIEQRVAEAAKLGFQKIILPEQNLKGIAAKNIEITGVSTLERALEEIF
- a CDS encoding flavin reductase family protein, with amino-acid sequence MSKVQLTPQTLLIPLPAVMVSCQAEGYKPNIITISWIGIVNSEPPMLSISIQPKRYSYEIIKKSGQFVVNLTSEHNLHAADFCGNRSGRDYDKFKELKLTPIKAKMVSAPLIKECPINLECITRQSLLLGTHEMFVAEIVAVHINGELVDENERPNIDMLKPLVYCTGAREYRGGLIKLLGRYGQAAGK
- the tgt gene encoding tRNA guanosine(34) transglycosylase Tgt, with product MVTPGFSFALQKSCHNARRGLAVTPHGQFNTPAFMPVGTTGAVKAMTAGDLEECGAEIMLGNTYHLYLRPGEKLIKEKGGLARFSGWNKPTLTDSGGFQVFSMDDLSRVDDEGVTFRSHHDGSLHRLNAKKVIEIERDIGADIIMSFDQCVAYPAEPKTAEDGVRRTFDWAQKGLEHFRKLEETGGGGIALFGIIQGSTYRHLRELSARQITGLDFHGYAIGGLAVGESKAEMEDMLGFTIQFLPADKPRYLMGVGYPEDILMAVSYGVDMFDCVLPTRNARTGMVFTSEGPLVFRNADCTHDDRPLDPNCSCKVCRRYSRAYIRHLYNQREITALVLATYHSTYFYQSLMQGIRRSIEEGGFESFRKEFLEKYSKRDKIPDCEAER
- a CDS encoding isoprenyl transferase, encoding MKENEEALLAAIDRQRLPEHIAIIMDGNGRWAKKRNLPRTAGHEAGVEAVRKVVRAAAELGIKYLTLYTFSVENWKRPREEVVALMRLLSRTTRREMDELNRNNVRLITTGRIDGLSLTRRQALAFAMEKTKKNTGLVLNLALNYGGRTEIIDAVKSIAKAVRAGKMKPDDINEELFSRYLYTAGLPDPDLLLRTSGEMRISNFLLWQTSYTELYVTDILWPDFGRRELLEAIIVYQNRERRFGKV
- a CDS encoding phosphatidate cytidylyltransferase, whose amino-acid sequence is MSRNLIIRTIVAVIFGPLIILISYLGGNWLAGMILLLAALGIIEFMLDIKISAGSPSFWVTLLFTLGIIVAGIYLEPEWSLRLFVGYFLCIGVITAARGAEPTELYKQNSALVWGVTYLALLYPFLYYIRELVPGHGGDWLLFLWGTLWLSDTLAMAVGKGIGRKKLVPKISPNKTVAGFFGGLFGGLVIALILGYWLLSDVMLILLLGAGLAVSLVGQMGDLVESVWKRALGIKDSSAIIPGHGGILDRFDSLLFAAPVLFWYLKYIVYV
- a CDS encoding UbiA family prenyltransferase yields the protein MKVIDFLFAARPMLFLPIWSIFLISYRFLNHPRSFSINAFLVLVGASLMTAGVYYINQICDYESDLINRKLGFLQKGFIGKREMASAYPAVSIISLVIGYLAGMLVFLLLLVVFLIGFFYSVPPLKLKDRPLWGLLANGIGYGVMLPMIVPGFFGGEKTLSLLLVAYFLFTVSAAYLLTTIQDREGDIATGKNTMAARFSNRALMLSGIVLLILSLAASILMKQYYLFAVSAISLLLFRYALLRNRESAILFACKFPILLMSLLAGYYYPPYLVFIVVLIAATRLYYRKRFDVIYPRLG